Within Bacteroidales bacterium, the genomic segment CAGGAAGTGGGTTCCCGGCTTAAAATCGACTTTGTGGGCCAGGAAGGCTTCTACCCAGTTATCGGACTGCATTTGCCGGAAACCGGGCTCCACGGCATGTCCCGTGTTCATCCGGAGCAGATCCCTGATGCGCATGGCTTTCAGATTGGCGGATGCTTCCTCCGGAACCTCCTCCGGGAAGAAGGAAATCACCAGGTCGTCTATGCTTAATAATCCTTCATCCTGGGCCATTCCGATGGCGGTGGAGGTAAAGCTCTTGGAGAGGGACCACAGCAGGTGGGGACTTTCGGGATTATAGGGACCCCACCAGCCGGAGGCCACTACCTGGCCATGCCGGCGAAGCATAAAGCTGTGAATGGCATCTGGCTGAGCTGTTTCCAGGGCCTCCACAAACTGGAGAATGGACCGGGATGAGATCCCCGCTTCTTCGGGAGTTGCGTTAGCTGTTTCGCTGCCTGATTCAGCCTTTTCGGGGCTGTTGCATGCGGTTGATCCCAGCCAGACGGAGAGGATCAGGAAGCATAGTGATTTCTTCATATTTGGTCGTTTATCTGGCCCGGCCGCCAATGCGCATGGGATCGTCTTCGTATCCCAGTTCCTGCCAGTTGAGTCGTTTAGTGTCTTTCCGGGTATGACAATCTGTACATTTTAAAGATTTAGCAGCGGGGGCCACCATATGGTTTACGGGCCAGTACATCTTTGTCAGTACGAAGCCATACTCTCCCGAATATTCCAGCTTACTTGCAGCCATTCCTTTTTCAGCGGCCCCGTTCCAGTCGAAGTCGGACCAGTATCCGCCTTCCCCGTACATTTTCGGAGTGATCAGATAACGGTTTTTTACATCGTAGATTTGCTTACCCCGCATCATTTTGAAAGGGGCTATTTTAGCCGACTTATCATAGATGTTTCCGGAGAGTTTATTTATCTCCACTCCATTTTCCGGATTGATTTTATCTCCCATCAGATAATAATCTGCTTTCCCGTTGTACCATCTGTATTCCGGAATCACGTTCTTCTCCCAGGTGAAATCACCTTTCTTTTTGTCATATACCGGCATGCCGTGTTCATCCGGCTCTACCGTTTTGTCCTCTCCGGCCGTGGACCAGTCCCACCAGATCTTTGTTGGTTCTTCGCGGGCGAAGGCCGGAATATGACAGGTTTCGCAGGCAACCGAGCTGATGTGATCGTTCACCACCTTTTTCCTGTGTGGCTTTTCCGAGTGGCAGTCCAGACAGGAAATATGATTGGTGCCGCTGGCCATGGATCCGTGACTTGCACCCAGGATCATGTGATTCTCTCCGGCGTGGCAATCGGAACAGGAGAAACCAAGCTCCCCCATGTG encodes:
- a CDS encoding tetrathionate reductase family octaheme c-type cytochrome, translated to MKTLATLCIVLFFGSNLFAQEDHAEFIEGPFASPREVTETCLLCHDGIDKAIMKTRHWNWLGDTFINKEGVSMQLGKQNLINSFCVSLPSNWPRCTSCHIGFGWKDETFDFEDPNNIDCLVCHDRTGTYKKVPTGAGMPDPEVDLVRVAKSVGKTTIRSCSACHFNGGGGPGVKHGDLTASMSNPSPALDFHMGELGFSCSDCHAGENHMILGASHGSMASGTNHISCLDCHSEKPHRKKVVNDHISSVACETCHIPAFAREEPTKIWWDWSTAGEDKTVEPDEHGMPVYDKKKGDFTWEKNVIPEYRWYNGKADYYLMGDKINPENGVEINKLSGNIYDKSAKIAPFKMMRGKQIYDVKNRYLITPKMYGEGGYWSDFDWNGAAEKGMAASKLEYSGEYGFVLTKMYWPVNHMVAPAAKSLKCTDCHTRKDTKRLNWQELGYEDDPMRIGGRAR